From Patescibacteria group bacterium, a single genomic window includes:
- a CDS encoding HD domain-containing protein: MFTENQQKILKYTERKVKDLLKNHPVPAHGIGHVLRVTAWAEQIAKMEKEDIFLVKMAAILHDVGRTKEKSSGMQSAHWALSYEMCKDWFVTDPVLKFLSKKDKDIILYAVRYHWNDAANRHPAAWILRDADKMDGLGTISIKRAKEFYGNDEFSWQIGMRLIFSNICFIRTKSARKLIKKYKMMEPVEKAYKKFLCSKLEKKF; this comes from the coding sequence ATGTTTACCGAAAATCAGCAAAAAATATTAAAATATACTGAGAGAAAAGTTAAGGATTTATTAAAGAATCATCCGGTGCCGGCGCACGGCATTGGTCATGTTCTGCGGGTGACGGCCTGGGCGGAACAAATTGCCAAGATGGAGAAAGAGGATATTTTTCTGGTGAAGATGGCCGCCATTCTTCATGATGTAGGCCGAACAAAAGAAAAATCTTCAGGCATGCAGTCGGCTCACTGGGCGCTTTCATACGAAATGTGCAAAGATTGGTTTGTTACCGATCCTGTGTTAAAATTTTTATCAAAAAAAGATAAAGACATTATTTTGTATGCGGTCCGTTATCATTGGAACGATGCGGCGAATAGACATCCGGCGGCTTGGATTCTACGGGATGCAGATAAGATGGATGGTCTTGGAACAATCTCCATCAAACGGGCGAAGGAATTTTATGGGAATGATGAATTTTCCTGGCAAATCGGCATGCGCCTCATTTTTAGCAATATCTGTTTCATTAGAACCAAAAGTGCCCGCAAGCTGATTAAAAAATATAAAATGATGGAACCGGTTGAGAAGGCCTATAAAAAATTTTTATGCTCAAAACTGGAGAAAAAATTCTAG
- a CDS encoding CxxC-x17-CxxC domain-containing protein, which produces MAFDGATRQMYDVDLTCAKCGAHISQLPFQPSGDRPVYCSDCNRAFRQDRGDRGGSRPSNRGPRQMFDVDVTCGQCGTKITQLPFQPNGDKPVYCRDCMMARRNG; this is translated from the coding sequence ATGGCATTCGATGGAGCTACCAGGCAAATGTATGATGTGGATTTAACCTGCGCCAAATGCGGGGCCCACATTTCACAATTGCCTTTTCAACCATCTGGAGACCGTCCTGTTTACTGTTCAGATTGTAACAGGGCTTTCCGCCAAGATCGTGGTGATCGCGGCGGCAGCAGACCTTCTAACAGAGGTCCGCGCCAGATGTTCGACGTTGACGTTACTTGCGGACAATGCGGTACTAAAATTACCCAATTGCCTTTCCAACCAAATGGAGACAAGCCGGTATATTGCCGCGATTGCATGATGGCAAGACGCAACGGTTAA